In Roseisolibacter agri, a genomic segment contains:
- a CDS encoding M20/M25/M40 family metallo-hydrolase, translated as MRHTASLLGVCGLLALAHSPLQAQAPADSAPDDVRTLVGRLELERYKATIKELTRFGDRRQGTDRNRAAIDWIEAQLKSYGCTNTERLTYEYNPPAPTPRSANATGAPAQRPPARDPNVAQGGGRPRGIRARTGVNNDSLAQPDARLRALNAQPSTPGQRQEVYCTKVGTTRPDEMYIVGAHMDGIGWGEAANDDGSGTAIVMELARIFSSPDVQTERSIRFVLWNNEETGLNGARAYVAQRQALQGKEEPAGSKRYPEPKWLGMIQHDMMLYDHGMPRSDGKTAREQRPEADVNIEFQTASRMAAGSQALAWAFQRANEKYASDYPASVGSHMTNTDSGPFQDIVPAISLRENERGTQIGNGWDPHWHQPTDLFATFNDDDFRLGLNAAQTTLGAIGTLTGAKLSAGGTTGVRVQK; from the coding sequence ATGCGCCACACCGCGTCCCTGCTCGGCGTCTGCGGACTGCTCGCCCTCGCCCACTCGCCCCTCCAGGCGCAGGCGCCCGCCGATTCGGCGCCCGACGACGTCCGCACGCTGGTCGGCCGGCTGGAGCTGGAGCGCTACAAGGCGACCATCAAGGAGCTGACGAGGTTCGGCGACCGGCGGCAGGGCACCGATCGCAACCGCGCGGCCATCGACTGGATCGAGGCGCAGCTGAAGAGCTACGGTTGCACGAACACCGAGCGCCTCACGTACGAGTACAACCCGCCCGCGCCGACGCCGCGCTCCGCGAACGCGACGGGTGCGCCGGCGCAGCGTCCACCGGCGCGCGACCCGAACGTCGCCCAGGGCGGCGGGCGGCCGCGCGGCATCCGCGCGCGCACGGGCGTCAACAACGACTCGCTGGCGCAGCCCGACGCGCGTCTGCGCGCGCTCAACGCGCAGCCCAGCACGCCCGGCCAGCGGCAGGAGGTCTACTGCACGAAGGTCGGCACCACGCGCCCCGACGAGATGTACATCGTCGGCGCGCACATGGACGGCATCGGCTGGGGCGAGGCCGCGAACGACGACGGCTCGGGCACCGCGATCGTGATGGAGCTGGCGCGCATCTTCAGCAGCCCGGACGTGCAGACCGAGCGCTCCATCCGCTTCGTGCTCTGGAACAACGAGGAGACGGGGCTCAACGGCGCGCGCGCCTACGTCGCGCAGCGGCAGGCGCTCCAGGGGAAGGAGGAGCCGGCCGGCTCGAAGCGCTATCCCGAGCCGAAGTGGCTCGGCATGATCCAGCACGACATGATGCTGTACGACCACGGCATGCCGCGCAGCGACGGAAAGACCGCGCGCGAGCAGCGCCCCGAGGCCGACGTCAACATCGAGTTCCAGACGGCGTCCAGGATGGCCGCGGGCTCGCAGGCGCTGGCGTGGGCCTTCCAGCGCGCCAACGAGAAGTACGCGAGCGACTACCCCGCGTCGGTCGGCAGCCACATGACCAACACCGACTCGGGGCCGTTCCAGGACATCGTGCCGGCCATCAGCCTGCGCGAGAACGAGCGCGGCACGCAGATCGGCAACGGCTGGGACCCGCACTGGCACCAGCCGACGGACCTGTTCGCGACCTTCAACGACGACGACTTCCGCCTCGGCCTCAACGCCGCGCAGACCACGCTCGGCGCGATCGGGACGCTGACGGGCGCGAAGCTGAGCGCGGGCGGGACGACGGGCGTGCGCGTGCAGAAGTAA
- a CDS encoding NAD(P)-dependent oxidoreductase, translating into MTHIAFLGTGLLGSALVEAALQRGDRITVWNRTAAKARALEAFGATVADTPADAVRGAARVHLVLKDDAVVEDVVAALRPGLSPDTVIVDHTTTQPAETAERAHRLRAEGVRYLHCPVFIGPAAAREGKGTIMAAGPRADFDAVRDALARMAQRLEYVGERPDLAAVYKLCGNAYIIGIAALVADVFSVASGAGVPPQDVVQVVQWFDPSSVITGRGKKMLARDHSPSFELEMARKDVRLMQETAGDRPLAVLPAVAARMDALIAEGRGADDLAVMGRDAVG; encoded by the coding sequence ATGACGCACATCGCCTTCCTGGGAACGGGCCTGCTGGGCAGCGCCCTCGTCGAGGCCGCGCTCCAGCGCGGCGACCGGATCACCGTCTGGAACCGCACGGCCGCCAAGGCGCGGGCGCTGGAGGCCTTCGGCGCCACGGTCGCCGACACGCCGGCCGACGCCGTGCGCGGCGCCGCGCGCGTGCACCTGGTGCTGAAGGACGACGCGGTGGTGGAGGACGTCGTCGCCGCGCTACGGCCCGGCCTCTCGCCCGACACGGTCATCGTCGACCACACGACGACGCAGCCCGCGGAGACGGCCGAGCGGGCGCACCGGCTGCGGGCGGAGGGGGTGCGCTACCTGCACTGCCCCGTCTTCATCGGGCCGGCGGCGGCGCGCGAGGGCAAGGGGACGATCATGGCCGCGGGTCCGCGCGCCGACTTCGACGCGGTGCGCGACGCGCTCGCGCGGATGGCGCAGCGCCTGGAGTACGTCGGCGAGCGGCCCGACCTCGCGGCCGTCTACAAGCTGTGCGGCAACGCGTACATCATCGGCATCGCGGCGCTGGTGGCGGACGTGTTCAGCGTCGCCAGCGGCGCGGGCGTGCCGCCGCAGGACGTCGTGCAGGTCGTGCAGTGGTTCGACCCGTCGTCGGTGATCACCGGGCGCGGGAAGAAGATGCTGGCGCGCGACCACTCGCCGAGCTTCGAGCTGGAGATGGCGCGCAAGGACGTGCGGCTGATGCAGGAGACGGCCGGCGACCGCCCGCTGGCGGTGCTGCCGGCCGTCGCCGCGCGCATGGACGCGCTGATCGCCGAGGGGCGCGGCGCCGACGACCTCGCGGTGATGGGGCGCGACGCCGTCGGCTGA
- the uvrA gene encoding excinuclease ABC subunit UvrA, which yields MKDSGDGARPGFVRVRGAREHNLKDVDVDIPRDALVVFTGVSGSGKSSLAFGTLFAEAQRRYLESVAPYARRLFDQQGVPEVDEIDGLPPAVALQQQRGTPTTRSSVGSVTTLFNLLRMLYSRAGTYPPGQPELHAEAFSTNTPEGACPNCHGLGRVYEVTEESMVPDPSLTIRERAVAAWPPAWHGQNLRDILVTLGYDVDVPWKDLPKKDRQWILFTEEQPTVPVYAGYTPAETRRALKRKEEPSYMGTFTSARRHVLHTFATTQSALMKRRAAQYMISSECPVCHGKRLRPESLSVTFAGLDFAEISRLPLARLHALLKPAADGTAANVRKMRTDHPERALVAQRIGQDLVARLQVLLDLGLGYLTLERSTPTLSPGELQRLRLATQVRSNLFGVVYVLDEPSAGLHPADTVALLRALDGLKASGNTLFVVEHEIDVIRHADWIVDVGPQAGQHGGKVLYSGPPDGLRAVGASRTRHYLFDQQGPPARTPRTPKAWLELQGVTRNNLHGLDVRIPLGVFTSVTGVSGSGKSSLVSQVMVELVAAHLGHAVPADDEDEGPELERAAMAPIGGRIVGGMEHVRRLVRVDQKPIGRTPRSNLATYTGLFDHVRRLFAATRTAKARKYDAGRFSFNVAKGRCEHCEGEGFVCVELLFLASVYTACPTCKGARYNAKTLEVEYRGKNIAQVLDLTVDAARDFFDEEPAVRRALDVLHEVGLGYIRLGQPATELSGGEAQRIKLATELQRVQRGSTLYVLDEPTTGLHPSDVEKLMTQLSGLVDAGNTVVVVEHDMRVAAGSDWIIDMGPGAGEEGGHVVVEGPPEKVARARGSRTAPYLAATMAPD from the coding sequence ATGAAGGATTCCGGCGACGGCGCACGGCCGGGCTTCGTGCGCGTACGCGGCGCACGCGAGCACAACCTCAAGGACGTCGACGTCGACATCCCGCGCGACGCGCTCGTCGTCTTCACGGGCGTCTCGGGCTCGGGCAAGTCGTCGCTCGCCTTCGGCACCCTGTTCGCCGAGGCGCAGCGCCGCTACCTGGAGTCGGTGGCGCCGTACGCGCGCCGGCTGTTCGACCAGCAGGGCGTCCCCGAGGTCGACGAGATCGACGGCCTGCCGCCCGCCGTCGCGCTCCAGCAGCAGCGCGGCACGCCCACCACGCGCTCGTCGGTCGGCAGCGTCACCACGCTGTTCAACCTGCTGCGCATGCTCTACTCGCGCGCGGGCACCTATCCACCGGGCCAGCCCGAGCTGCACGCCGAGGCGTTCTCGACGAACACGCCGGAGGGCGCGTGCCCCAACTGCCACGGGCTGGGGCGCGTGTACGAGGTGACCGAGGAGTCGATGGTCCCCGACCCGTCGCTCACGATCCGCGAGCGCGCGGTCGCCGCGTGGCCGCCCGCGTGGCACGGCCAGAACCTGCGCGACATCCTCGTCACGCTCGGCTACGACGTCGACGTGCCGTGGAAGGACCTGCCGAAGAAGGACCGCCAGTGGATCCTCTTCACCGAGGAGCAGCCCACGGTCCCGGTCTACGCCGGCTACACGCCGGCCGAGACGCGCCGCGCGCTGAAGCGGAAGGAGGAGCCGAGCTACATGGGCACCTTCACCAGCGCGCGGCGGCACGTGCTGCACACCTTCGCGACGACGCAGAGCGCGCTCATGAAGCGGCGCGCGGCGCAGTACATGATCAGCAGCGAGTGCCCGGTCTGTCACGGCAAGCGCCTGCGCCCGGAGTCGCTGTCGGTGACGTTCGCGGGGCTGGACTTCGCGGAGATCTCGCGGCTCCCGCTGGCGCGGCTGCACGCGCTGCTGAAGCCAGCGGCCGACGGCACGGCGGCCAACGTGCGGAAGATGCGCACGGACCATCCCGAGCGCGCGCTCGTGGCGCAGCGCATCGGCCAGGACCTCGTCGCGCGGCTGCAGGTGCTGCTCGACCTCGGCCTCGGCTACCTGACGCTGGAGCGCAGCACGCCCACGCTCTCGCCGGGCGAGCTGCAGCGGCTGCGGCTGGCGACGCAGGTGCGCTCCAACCTGTTCGGCGTCGTCTACGTGCTCGACGAGCCGTCCGCGGGGCTGCACCCGGCGGACACGGTCGCGCTGCTCCGCGCGCTCGACGGATTGAAGGCGTCGGGCAACACGCTGTTCGTCGTCGAGCACGAGATCGACGTCATCCGCCACGCCGACTGGATCGTGGACGTGGGCCCGCAGGCGGGGCAGCACGGCGGGAAGGTGCTCTACAGCGGGCCGCCTGACGGCCTGCGCGCAGTGGGCGCGTCGCGCACGCGGCACTACCTGTTCGACCAGCAGGGACCGCCCGCGCGCACGCCGCGCACGCCGAAGGCGTGGCTCGAGCTGCAGGGCGTCACGCGCAACAACCTGCACGGCCTCGACGTCCGCATCCCGCTCGGCGTCTTCACGTCGGTCACCGGCGTGTCGGGCTCGGGGAAGTCGAGCCTCGTCAGCCAGGTGATGGTGGAGCTGGTGGCCGCGCACCTCGGCCACGCGGTCCCCGCCGACGACGAGGACGAGGGCCCGGAGCTGGAGCGCGCCGCGATGGCGCCGATCGGCGGGCGCATCGTGGGCGGCATGGAGCACGTGCGGCGACTCGTGCGCGTGGACCAGAAGCCCATCGGCCGCACGCCGCGCTCGAACCTCGCGACGTACACGGGCCTCTTCGACCACGTGCGCAGGCTGTTCGCGGCGACGCGGACGGCGAAGGCGCGGAAGTACGACGCGGGCCGCTTCTCGTTCAACGTCGCCAAGGGGCGCTGCGAGCACTGCGAGGGCGAGGGCTTCGTCTGCGTCGAGCTGCTCTTCCTCGCCAGCGTCTACACCGCGTGCCCCACCTGCAAGGGCGCGCGCTACAACGCGAAGACGCTGGAGGTCGAGTACCGCGGGAAGAACATCGCGCAGGTGCTCGACCTCACGGTGGACGCCGCGCGCGACTTCTTCGACGAGGAGCCGGCTGTGCGCCGCGCGCTCGACGTGCTGCACGAGGTGGGGCTCGGCTACATCCGCCTCGGGCAGCCGGCGACGGAGCTGTCGGGCGGCGAGGCGCAGCGCATCAAGCTCGCGACGGAGCTGCAGCGCGTGCAGCGCGGGAGCACGCTCTACGTGCTCGACGAGCCGACGACGGGGCTGCATCCGTCGGACGTCGAGAAGCTGATGACGCAGCTCTCGGGGCTCGTGGACGCGGGCAACACGGTGGTCGTCGTGGAGCACGACATGCGCGTCGCCGCGGGCAGCGACTGGATCATCGACATGGGCCCGGGCGCGGGCGAGGAGGGTGGGCACGTGGTGGTGGAGGGGCCGCCCGAGAAGGTCGCGCGCGCGCGCGGCAGTCGCACCGCGCCCTATCTCGCCGCCACGATGGCGCCGGACTGA
- a CDS encoding LysR family transcriptional regulator, producing MELRHLRYFVAVAEELHFGRAAVRLRIAQPALSQQVRQLERELGVELLARTKRRVALTEPGRLFLPEARRTLAQAAAAADVARRAAAGQVGRLRIGYVDAALWGVLPAVLGAYRERHPGVRLTLMERLPTQQVAALRQGDLDVGIGPPPRGAAELETAPVSQERVVVALPSAHPLAAQEAIDLRALADEPWVLVPARMPSRLRELVMSACAAAGFTPRVAQEAKQLDALVALVSAGLGVTFVPHAAGRLPRAGVVYRPLAGEELRFPLVAAWRRGDAPPTVQSFLDVLREIVER from the coding sequence ATGGAGCTCCGCCACCTCCGCTACTTCGTCGCCGTCGCCGAGGAGCTGCACTTCGGCCGGGCGGCCGTCCGGCTGCGCATCGCCCAGCCCGCGCTCAGCCAGCAGGTCCGGCAGCTGGAGCGCGAGCTGGGCGTCGAGCTGCTCGCCCGCACCAAGCGGCGGGTCGCGCTCACCGAGCCCGGGCGCCTCTTCCTCCCCGAGGCGCGGCGCACGCTGGCGCAGGCGGCCGCCGCGGCCGACGTGGCGCGCCGGGCGGCGGCCGGCCAAGTGGGGCGGCTCCGCATCGGCTACGTGGACGCCGCGCTCTGGGGCGTGCTCCCGGCCGTCCTCGGCGCGTACCGCGAGCGGCACCCGGGCGTGCGCCTGACGCTGATGGAGCGGCTCCCCACGCAGCAGGTCGCGGCGCTGCGGCAGGGCGACCTCGACGTCGGGATCGGCCCGCCGCCGCGCGGGGCCGCGGAGCTGGAGACCGCGCCCGTGTCGCAGGAGCGCGTCGTCGTCGCGCTGCCTTCCGCGCATCCGCTGGCCGCACAGGAGGCGATCGACCTGCGCGCCCTCGCCGACGAGCCGTGGGTGCTGGTGCCCGCGCGCATGCCGAGCCGGCTGCGCGAGCTGGTCATGTCCGCGTGCGCGGCGGCCGGCTTCACGCCGCGCGTCGCGCAGGAGGCCAAGCAGCTCGACGCCCTCGTCGCGCTCGTGAGCGCGGGGCTCGGCGTGACCTTCGTGCCGCACGCGGCGGGGCGGCTGCCGCGTGCGGGCGTCGTCTACCGGCCGCTGGCGGGCGAGGAGCTGCGCTTCCCGCTGGTGGCCGCGTGGCGCCGCGGCGATGCGCCGCCGACGGTGCAGTCGTTCCTCGACGTGCTGCGCGAGATCGTCGAGCGGTAG